One genomic segment of Clostridium saccharoperbutylacetonicum N1-4(HMT) includes these proteins:
- a CDS encoding amino acid permease, which produces MDIFKKKSVEQLLEGVHKTALKKNLKAKDIAAFGIGAVVGVGIFVATGEGAHLAGPAVIISFIIAGIVACLCGLCYCELSTMFPVAGSTYSYSYIVFGEIVAMIIGWCLTAEYLVACSAIASGWSGTFVGILNSLGISLPTAFISSPAKGGIVDLPAIIIIAIITLLLCYGMQESAKVNNIIVGIKIAIILIFIALGAGHINIANYQPFIPYGFGGIFAATATIFFSYIGFDAISTAAEEAENPKRDIPLGLIICLIVVTILYVSVAVVLTGMIPFKEIISENAVPGALARVGINWGAALVGIGAILGMISTQMVVLYGQVRIFMVMSRDGLLPKLFSKVHPKFKTPYLSTLITGTLAAIIAGFLPLDFIVQFLSIGTLLGFSVVSLAVIVLRKTMPDFKRTFKTPWVPFTPAVSIISCIVLLSRLHMKTWIGFLIWLIIGLFVYIFYGRKHSLLQNGEKI; this is translated from the coding sequence ATGGATATTTTTAAGAAAAAATCAGTTGAGCAATTATTAGAAGGCGTACATAAAACTGCATTAAAGAAAAATCTTAAAGCAAAGGATATAGCAGCCTTTGGAATAGGTGCAGTAGTAGGTGTTGGAATTTTCGTGGCTACTGGAGAGGGCGCACATTTAGCAGGACCTGCAGTTATTATTTCCTTTATTATAGCTGGTATAGTAGCATGTCTTTGTGGTTTATGTTACTGTGAACTTTCAACAATGTTTCCTGTAGCAGGAAGTACATATTCATATTCCTATATAGTATTTGGTGAAATAGTTGCTATGATTATTGGATGGTGTCTTACAGCAGAATATTTAGTTGCTTGCAGTGCTATAGCATCAGGATGGTCAGGCACTTTTGTAGGAATATTAAATTCCCTAGGAATTTCATTGCCAACCGCGTTTATATCATCACCTGCAAAAGGAGGAATAGTGGATTTACCAGCAATAATAATAATTGCAATAATAACTTTACTTTTGTGTTATGGTATGCAAGAAAGTGCAAAGGTTAATAATATAATTGTAGGAATAAAAATAGCAATAATTCTTATATTTATAGCACTTGGAGCAGGTCATATAAATATAGCCAACTATCAGCCATTTATCCCATATGGTTTTGGTGGGATTTTTGCAGCAACGGCCACTATATTTTTTTCATATATAGGCTTCGATGCTATATCAACAGCTGCAGAAGAAGCTGAAAATCCTAAGAGGGATATTCCCTTAGGACTTATTATTTGTTTGATAGTGGTCACAATACTTTATGTATCCGTCGCAGTTGTGCTTACAGGAATGATTCCTTTTAAAGAAATAATATCAGAAAATGCAGTGCCCGGGGCTTTGGCAAGAGTAGGGATAAATTGGGGAGCAGCATTAGTAGGAATTGGAGCTATACTAGGAATGATTTCGACACAAATGGTTGTACTTTATGGTCAAGTTAGAATATTTATGGTCATGTCTAGAGATGGCCTTTTACCCAAGCTATTTTCAAAAGTACATCCTAAGTTTAAAACTCCGTACCTTTCTACGTTAATAACAGGTACTTTAGCAGCAATAATAGCAGGATTTTTACCACTAGACTTTATAGTACAATTTTTGAGCATCGGAACTTTATTAGGATTTTCGGTTGTCTCATTAGCAGTTATAGTTCTTAGAAAAACAATGCCTGATTTTAAGAGAACTTTTAAAACTCCATGGGTACCATTTACTCCAGCAGTGTCAATAATAAGTTGCATTGTTCTGTTGAGTCGTTTGCATATGAAAACTTGGATAGGTTTTTTAATTTGGTTAATAATAGGACTTTTTGTATATATTTTCTATGGAAGAAAACATAGCTTACTTCAAAATGGAGAAAAAATATAA
- a CDS encoding amino acid permease gives MNIFKKKSVDKLLDGVQKTGLKKNLKAKDIAAFGIGAVVGVGIFVATGAAAHLAGPAVIISFILAGIVACLCALCYCELSTMFPVAGSTYSYSYIVFGEIVAMIIGWCLTAEYLVACSAVAVGWSGTFVDILKSFGVMLPEFLTASPSKGGIVNLPAMLIIGIITYLLYYGMSESAKVNNIIVAIKISIIIIFVILGVGHIDTANYVPFAPAGFGGIFAATSTLFFSFIGFDAISTAAEEAENPKRDIPLGLITCLAAVTILYVAVAVVLTGMVPYKEIISENAVPGALARVGIHWGAALVGTGAILGMISTMMVVLYGQVRVFMVMSRDGLIPKVFSKVHPTHKTPHISTLITGTIAAIIAGFLPLDIIVEFLNTGTLFGFIAVSAAVVVLRITMPNYKRIFKVPGAPVTPIIAIICCIVLLCGLKLITWEGFLVWIAIGFIVYFVYGRKHSVLQNEDRAENTENLTPENIEN, from the coding sequence ATGAACATTTTTAAGAAAAAATCAGTAGATAAGCTGCTGGATGGAGTGCAGAAGACAGGATTGAAGAAAAATCTTAAAGCAAAAGATATTGCTGCCTTCGGTATAGGAGCAGTAGTGGGAGTAGGTATATTTGTTGCAACAGGTGCAGCAGCTCACTTAGCGGGACCAGCAGTAATTATCTCATTTATTTTGGCTGGTATCGTAGCTTGTCTTTGTGCATTGTGTTATTGTGAACTTTCAACTATGTTTCCTGTAGCAGGGAGTACATATTCTTATTCATACATAGTATTTGGTGAAATAGTTGCAATGATAATTGGATGGTGCCTTACAGCTGAATACTTAGTTGCATGTAGTGCAGTAGCAGTAGGTTGGTCAGGTACTTTTGTAGATATATTAAAATCCTTTGGGGTTATGTTACCAGAATTTTTAACAGCATCACCAAGTAAAGGCGGAATAGTAAATTTACCTGCAATGTTAATAATAGGTATTATAACTTATCTTTTATATTATGGTATGAGTGAAAGTGCAAAAGTTAATAATATAATTGTTGCAATAAAAATATCTATAATTATTATATTTGTAATTCTTGGTGTAGGACATATAGATACAGCTAACTATGTGCCTTTTGCGCCAGCTGGATTTGGTGGGATTTTCGCAGCAACCTCGACTTTATTCTTTTCCTTTATAGGTTTTGATGCTATTTCAACAGCAGCTGAAGAAGCAGAAAATCCAAAGAGAGATATTCCACTAGGACTTATAACTTGTTTAGCAGCAGTTACAATTTTGTATGTTGCAGTGGCAGTAGTACTTACAGGTATGGTTCCTTATAAGGAAATAATTTCTGAAAATGCAGTACCAGGTGCTTTAGCTAGAGTAGGTATACATTGGGGAGCAGCATTAGTAGGTACAGGAGCTATTCTTGGAATGATTTCTACAATGATGGTTGTACTTTATGGACAAGTTAGAGTATTTATGGTTATGTCAAGAGATGGACTTATACCAAAGGTATTTTCAAAGGTTCATCCAACTCATAAAACACCACATATTTCAACTTTAATAACTGGAACAATTGCTGCAATAATAGCAGGATTTTTACCATTAGACATTATTGTAGAATTTTTAAATACAGGAACCTTATTTGGATTTATTGCAGTTTCTGCTGCAGTAGTAGTTCTAAGAATAACTATGCCAAACTATAAAAGAATATTTAAAGTTCCGGGAGCACCAGTTACACCAATTATAGCTATAATTTGTTGTATAGTATTATTATGCGGTTTGAAATTAATTACTTGGGAAGGCTTCTTAGTTTGGATAGCAATAGGCTTTATAGTTTACTTTGTTTATGGACGTAAGCATAGCGTACTTCAAAATGAAGATAGGGCAGAAAATACAGAAAACTTAACACCAGAAAATATAGAAAACTAA
- a CDS encoding DUF1002 domain-containing protein produces the protein MKSKLFIAKLTMTSLAICLFFTSVEAVPVFADSFKSVTLGADLSEAQKQEMLKAFGVTKNSANILEVTSKEEHTYLAKVASEAQLGNKAISCSYVEPTEKGGLNVSTNNLTWVNDGMIKNALITAGIENANVKASAPFEVSGTAALTGILKGFENTSTGKKIDENKKEAANEELITTGDVGEKIGQNDASNLMNNIKKDVIKDKPKTKEELNKIVDKATNEYKDKLTDKDIENIRNVMSKINDLDLNYNNLKDQMNDITNQLKDKLNTKEAQGFFARLEEMFADFLDSVKSLF, from the coding sequence ATGAAATCTAAATTATTTATAGCAAAGTTAACTATGACATCTTTAGCAATATGTCTTTTCTTTACATCAGTTGAAGCAGTTCCAGTTTTTGCAGATTCATTTAAGTCTGTTACTTTAGGAGCTGATTTAAGCGAAGCTCAAAAACAAGAAATGTTAAAAGCTTTTGGAGTGACTAAAAACAGTGCTAATATATTAGAAGTAACTTCAAAGGAAGAACATACTTATTTAGCTAAAGTTGCATCAGAAGCTCAACTTGGAAATAAAGCAATATCATGCTCTTATGTTGAACCAACAGAAAAAGGCGGATTAAATGTTTCAACCAATAATCTAACTTGGGTTAATGATGGAATGATAAAAAATGCATTAATCACTGCTGGTATAGAAAATGCTAATGTTAAAGCATCAGCACCTTTTGAAGTATCTGGAACAGCAGCATTAACTGGAATATTAAAAGGTTTTGAAAATACTAGCACAGGAAAGAAAATAGATGAAAATAAAAAGGAAGCAGCAAATGAAGAATTAATTACAACTGGTGATGTTGGTGAGAAAATTGGGCAAAATGATGCCAGCAATTTAATGAATAATATCAAGAAAGATGTAATAAAAGATAAACCTAAAACAAAAGAGGAATTGAATAAAATTGTTGATAAGGCTACTAATGAATATAAGGATAAATTAACAGACAAAGATATTGAAAATATAAGAAATGTAATGAGTAAAATAAATGACTTAGATCTTAATTATAACAATTTAAAGGATCAAATGAATGATATAACTAATCAATTAAAAGATAAATTAAATACAAAAGAAGCCCAAGGATTTTTTGCTAGATTAGAAGAAATGTTTGCAGACTTTTTAGATTCAGTAAAAAGTTTATTTTAG
- a CDS encoding RrF2 family transcriptional regulator, producing the protein MKITQEADYGMRVILYLSKLEYGAKVDAATMAKHEELPLRFLLKLLRKLIAPGIIKSFRGINGGYSLNKLPEEITLLDVIEAIDGPIYVNRCIADPGFCNAKKGNRCEIHRALSGVQKSLVLQLSKINFNDLKDGNF; encoded by the coding sequence ATGAAAATAACTCAAGAAGCAGATTATGGAATGCGTGTAATACTTTATCTGTCAAAGTTAGAATATGGAGCTAAAGTTGATGCAGCAACAATGGCAAAACATGAGGAGCTTCCATTAAGGTTTTTATTAAAACTTTTAAGGAAATTAATTGCACCTGGAATAATTAAATCTTTCAGAGGTATTAATGGGGGGTATTCTCTTAATAAGTTACCAGAAGAAATTACACTATTAGATGTTATAGAAGCCATAGATGGACCAATATATGTTAATAGATGTATTGCTGATCCAGGCTTTTGTAATGCTAAAAAGGGAAATAGATGTGAAATTCATAGAGCTCTTTCAGGAGTGCAGAAAAGTCTTGTTTTACAGCTATCAAAGATAAATTTTAATGATTTAAAAGATGGTAACTTTTAA
- a CDS encoding heme NO-binding domain-containing protein, whose protein sequence is MKGTVVATWMRTNRKLFGDATVNDAMDYVGWGAEKIFSPIENIDDAEVNKIMNYIADKENMKVGELWRKIGQDNIVSFSHDYPAFFKHENVYSFLKSMFDVHVVMTKKFAGAKPPLVLMEPISNNEAIFSYNSSRGMFDYFMGMLQGSCQHFNEKVKMEELSRTSNELKLKLTFDKDIYYNKKYFFNKLLSLGFIKSFGGKAGLFTFVISAIVMLPMLGFDNIIKALIGSIVAGVGTFAGVSLMMSPMNQIKEELDRIINNKYNLDGKIQTNDFFEEIYELLKSHKKVIQADFVGFKGVTDEMNTFVNKINEISTSMDNTTNEISGVVEQVANGASMQAQNTETAVQALNGNIEALRNIVNKENGNKSELENAMIKINNSYENVDNTSKNILDSLEKFNEVKEKGTHLEGKAKDITNIVAIVSGIAEQTNLLALNASIEAARAGEQGRGFAVVADSIRKLAEQSKDAVLEINSNLEIFVKEIEVLSDQIDSQYDVLAKETDTLKDVRDISFEANQSVQSVANSMIETINRLNTEADSITKVYDDIESLAAIAEENSASSEEVSASVTNYTNEIKRLIENIYDFKGITETFKNDLSKYQI, encoded by the coding sequence ATGAAAGGCACAGTTGTAGCGACTTGGATGAGAACCAATAGAAAATTATTTGGTGATGCTACTGTTAACGATGCAATGGATTATGTTGGGTGGGGAGCAGAAAAAATTTTTTCACCTATCGAAAACATAGATGATGCAGAAGTTAATAAAATAATGAATTACATAGCAGATAAGGAAAATATGAAAGTTGGGGAACTTTGGAGGAAAATTGGACAAGACAATATAGTATCCTTTAGTCATGATTATCCTGCGTTTTTTAAACATGAAAATGTTTATTCGTTTTTAAAATCAATGTTTGATGTACATGTTGTTATGACAAAGAAATTTGCAGGAGCAAAGCCACCATTAGTATTGATGGAACCAATTTCAAATAATGAAGCTATTTTTAGTTATAATTCTTCAAGAGGAATGTTTGATTATTTCATGGGAATGCTACAAGGCTCTTGTCAGCATTTTAATGAAAAAGTAAAGATGGAAGAATTATCACGAACTAGTAATGAATTAAAGCTAAAGTTAACTTTTGATAAGGATATATATTATAATAAGAAATATTTCTTCAATAAATTACTCTCTTTAGGTTTTATAAAAAGCTTTGGAGGTAAAGCAGGTTTATTTACTTTTGTAATATCTGCAATAGTAATGCTTCCTATGTTAGGTTTTGATAACATTATTAAAGCGTTGATTGGAAGTATTGTAGCTGGAGTAGGAACTTTTGCAGGAGTTTCTTTGATGATGTCTCCAATGAATCAAATAAAAGAAGAACTTGATAGAATAATAAACAATAAATATAATTTAGATGGAAAAATTCAAACAAATGATTTCTTTGAGGAAATCTATGAGCTTCTTAAGAGTCATAAAAAGGTTATTCAAGCTGATTTTGTTGGTTTCAAAGGTGTTACAGATGAAATGAATACTTTTGTAAATAAAATTAATGAAATATCAACTTCTATGGATAATACTACTAATGAAATAAGCGGAGTAGTTGAACAAGTTGCAAATGGTGCATCTATGCAGGCACAAAATACAGAAACTGCTGTACAAGCTCTTAATGGTAATATTGAAGCATTAAGAAATATAGTAAATAAAGAAAATGGTAATAAATCAGAACTTGAAAATGCAATGATAAAGATAAATAATAGTTATGAAAATGTAGATAACACAAGTAAGAATATTTTAGATTCATTAGAGAAATTTAATGAAGTTAAGGAAAAAGGTACACATCTTGAAGGTAAGGCAAAGGATATAACTAATATTGTTGCTATTGTTTCAGGAATTGCTGAACAAACTAACTTGTTGGCCTTAAATGCATCAATAGAAGCAGCAAGAGCTGGTGAACAAGGAAGAGGCTTTGCCGTTGTAGCTGATTCCATAAGAAAATTAGCTGAACAGTCAAAGGATGCTGTTTTAGAGATAAATTCAAATTTAGAGATATTTGTTAAAGAAATAGAAGTATTATCAGATCAAATTGATAGTCAATACGATGTGCTAGCAAAAGAAACTGACACTTTAAAAGATGTTAGAGATATAAGTTTCGAAGCTAATCAATCTGTACAAAGTGTAGCTAATTCTATGATTGAAACAATTAATAGATTAAATACAGAGGCTGACTCTATAACTAAAGTTTATGATGATATAGAATCTTTAGCTGCCATTGCAGAGGAAAATTCAGCATCTTCTGAAGAAGTAAGTGCAAGTGTTACTAATTATACTAATGAAATTAAGAGACTTATAGAAAATATATATGACTTTAAAGGAATTACTGAAACCTTTAAAAATGATTTATCGAAGTATCAAATCTAA